Part of the Candidatus Polarisedimenticolaceae bacterium genome, TTCAGACCGAACCTCTCCCGCGACCTCGCCCTGGCCCTCTCCGCCTCGACCTCACGGTCGCGAGGGTGCGCCTGGGTCACCAGCGAGGCGAGGAGAACGCGCGCCGAGTCCGCGACCTCGGCGACGGCCCGTTCGAACGCCGCCTGGTTCGCCCGCGAGGGCTGCTGGAAGCCGCTCAGCTTCCGCACGAACTGCAGCGACGCGGCGCGGATCTCCTCGTCGGTGGCGGGGGGCTCGAAGTTGAACAGCGTCCGGATGTTGCGGCACATGAACGCTCCATCGATCGTCCCGGACGACTCACCCTTTCGGGCTCTCGACCGGAGGAGGGGGCCCTTCGCACCCATCGACCTCGAGACCGAGATCGTCCCGACGCTGCCGCAGCCGCTCGCAGACCGCCGACTTGACGGTCTCGTCGCGTGCCAGCTCCTCGCGGATGCGCCCGCGAAGGTAGGCCGTCTTCGCGTCGTCGTCCGCGAGCGCCTTGAACGCGTCCTCCCCGAGGACCGCCTCGAAGTGTTTTCCGGTCTGCTGCGTCACCGTCGAGTTCATGATCGCCGACACGAACGCCGCGCGCGCCAGCAGGAGATCCGGCTCCTTCATCTCGGACAGCCCGTTCAACCCGCTGCAGATGTGGAACGAGTACCTCGGCGGCCCCGTCGGTGCGCCGTCGGGACCGCGCGGCGTCTTGACCCGATCGGGCCACACCTGCGCGGCGAGGTAGGGGAAGAACTGGCTCCAGCCCACGCGCCGGATCGGGTCGGCAAGGGGATCCGGGCAGTCGCTGCACGCCAACCCCTCCTCGGCGAGCTCGGCCGGAAGGCGCAGCAGGATGGGACGGAGGTACGCCGGCGAGCCGAGGTAATACGCCCGCACCACCCGCGTCGCGGCTTCCGGCGTCGTCGACGTGTCCGATTGGGGCGCGTCGCTCGACATCGACACGAGGACGAACCCCGCATCCTCGATCGCCCGATCGACCGCCCGTCGAAGCGGCGTCGACTCCCCCGAGGAACAGCGCGCACGATCCCGCACGATCACGTGGACCATGGTCTTCCCGCCGGACGTGAGCACGTCGCCGCACATCGTCTCGCCGATCGCGTCGCGGACCTGCTCCCAGGTCACCGGCGCGGCTGGATTCGAGGCCGCGACGGCGGGAACCGACGCGAGAGAAGACGCGACCAGGAGCATCCACGAGCATGTCATCGCAAGACCCCCGACGAAGTTCCCGGACGTTACGCCGCAAAGCGTGAAACGTCCATCCTCCACGGGCTTCCCCTCACTTCCCCTTCGCCGCCAGACACTCGACCTCGACCCGCGCGCCGAGCGCCAGGCCGTTCGCGCCCAAGGCGCTGCGCGCCGGGTACCGCTTCTCGAAGTAGGTCTTGTAGACCTCGTTGAAGGTCCCCCACTCCGCGATGTCCGCGAGCATGACGGTGCACTTCACGACGTCGCCGAGGGTGTAGCCGTGGGCCTCGAGGGAGGACTTGATGTTGTCCATCGTCTGCTTCGACTCGGCCTGGATCCCGCCGGGGACCAGCTTCATCGACCCGGGAACGAGGCCGATCTGGCCGGATAGGTAGAGCGTGTTCCCCACGCGCACGGCCTCCGAGAAGGGAAGGCCGGCGGGGAAGACCTTCCCGGAATCGAGGTATTCGATCGGCTTGCGCTCGGCGGCATGGGCCGGGACGAAGAGCGTGAGCAGCAGCGCCGTCCACAACGACCGGTGGGGTCGGTTCACGGGACACCTCCGTCGCGCGATCCTACAGGGATACACTCCGCTCATGCGTTCGTTCCTGCCCCTGCTCGCGATCCTCGCCGTCGCACCCGCGGCCCTCGCCGCGCCCCCCGGCCTCGCCGAGCTCCCCGCCCGCCTCGACGCGCTCGAGCGCTCGACCGACCCGGCCGCCGCGGCCGCGTCGATGGACGAGCTCGGCATCGAGGTCGCGCAGACGGGCGCCGAAGGGTCGATCGCGGCCGCGGAGGGGTGTTTCCGGCGTGCGCTGGCGGTCCGCACGAACGCCTTCGGCGAGCGCCATCCCGAGACCGCGAAGAGCTGGTCCACCCTCTCGGATTTCGCCTACGTGCTCGGCAACTGGGAAGACGCGGAGGCCCACGAGCGCACGGCCCTCGCGATCCGGCGGGACACGCTTCCGGCCGGAGACCCGGCGATCGCGGCGAGCCTGGACAGCCTCGGGATCGTCCTGCTCCGGATGGGGAGGCTCGGCGAAGCCGAGGCGCTGCTGGCCGAAGCCGAGAAGATCCGCGTGGGCGATGCATCGGGCGATCCCGCCAAGCTCGCCGAGACGCGCAACTCCCTCGCCGAGCTCTACCGCCAGCAGGACCGGCTCGACGAGTCCGAGGCGGTCTTCCGGCGCGCGCTCGCGAAGCTCGCCGGCGGACCCGATCCGACCGGGGTGGCGGCGCGGCTGGAGAACAACCTCGCGGGGCTGCTGAAGGACCGCGGGCGGCTCGCGGAGGCCGAGGACCTCGTGCGCCGCTCCCTCGAGAAACGCGAGCGGGCGGAGGAGCCCGACGACGGCGCGATGTCGGTGGGGCTGCTGAACCTCGCGGAGATCCTGCGCCTCCAGGGAAACCCGGACGGGGCGGAGCCGCTCTACCTGCGCTCGCTCGAGCTCGCGCGCAAGGCTCTCGGCCCGGGCAACCCCGACCTGTCGACGCACCTCGGCCAGCTCGCGGTCCTGTATCGGGACTCCGGGCGACGCACCCGCGCGAGGGAGCTGTTCGACGAGGCGCAACGGCTGCTGGCCGGTACCGTGGGCGAGGAACATCCGCTCACGGCACAGATCCTCGACGACCGGGGCCGCCTCGAGGAGATGGCGGAGCGGAAGGACGAGGCGGCCGCGCTCTACCGGCGGGCCCTCGCGATCCGCGAGGCGATCTTCGGGGCGGACCACTTCGACACGGCGTCGACGCGGGCGTCGCTCGCACGGGTGCTCGGCTCGATCGAGGAAGCGGGGAAGGCGATCGATGCCCTCGAGCGGCTGGCGGCGTATCCCGACGTCGTCGCACGGACGCGACGTCTTCGGGCGACGCTGCTGCGATCGCGGGGCGATCTCGCCGAGGCGGAGCGGGACCTGACCGCGGCGGCGGGCGCGATCGAAACGCTTCGCCGCGACGCCGGTGGAGGAGAGACGGCCCGCTCGGCGGCGCTGGCGCGGCACCGCGAGACCTTCGTCGAGCTGATCGACCTGCTCGCCTCCCAGGGGCGGTTCTCCGAGGCGTTCGCGTGGAGCGAGCGCGCGCGGGCCCGCGCGCTCCTCGACCAGCTCGAAGCGGCGAACGTGGACGTCCGCTCGGGGATCGCCGGGGATCGTCGGAAGGAGCTCGAGGCGAAAGAGCGCGCCGCGAGGACGCGTCTGGCCGAGGCGCAGGCGCGCCTCGGATCCGTGCCGTTCCGGACGGACCTGCCGGAGGAGCGGCGGCGTGCGCTCGCGGAGGCCGCGCGCGCCGAGGCGGCCGATGCGGCGGCGGCGCTTCGACAGGTGCGCGAGGAGACCCTCAACGCCAGCGCGTTGTGGCGCGAGGCGACGGGGGGCCCCGCCGCGAACCCCGACGCGGTGCTTCGCCCCGACGAAGTGATGCTCGCCTACGTCGTCGGCGAAGCGTCGTCGTGGGCGTTCGTGGTGAAGCCAGGGGCTCCGCCGACGGCGGTGTCGCTCGGCCGCGAGGGCAGGCGCAGCGCGCTCGACGATGCGCTCGAAGGACCGGCCGGCGTGCTGGACCGCATCTCCCGGCCTCCGCGGGCGGGGTTCGACGAGGATCCCTCCCCCGAGCTCGCGGCGTTGTTCGAACGGCTCGTCCCCGAGCCGGTCCGGTCCGCGCTCGAATCGGCGAAGGTCGCGGTGATCGTCGCCGACGGCCCCCTCGCGCGGCTCCCGTTCGAGGCGCTCGTCGTCGCGCCCGGGCGGTACTGGCTCGACGCCGGGCCCGCGGTCCGCTACGCGCCCTCGGCGACGACGCTGGCGACCCTCGCGTCCCGGCCGCCGGTCCCCGCCGAACGCGGGGTGCTGACGGTCTCGGATCCGTCGTACGCGCGCGCCGGCGCCTCCCGTTGGAAACCGCTGCCGGGGACCCGCGAGGAGTCCCGGGCCGTCTCCGCGGCGTTTCGCAGGACGGAATCGCTGTCGGGCGACCGGGCCGACGAGCCGGGGGTGCGCCGGGCTCTCCCGAACCGGTGGTACGTCCACCTCGCCGTGCACGGTGCGGTCGATTACGGGCGCGGCGACCTTGTCGCGGGTCTCGCCCTCACGCCCCCCGCGGCCCTCGCGCGCAGCGGCGAGAACGACGGGATGCTGCAGCTCTACGAGCTCTACGAGATGGACCTCCGCAGCGAGCTGGCCGTGTTGTCCGCATGCGCGTCCGGTGCGGGCGCGGCGGTCGAGGGCGAGAGCGTCTTCGCGCTGGCGCGCGGGTTTCTCGCCCGCGGGGCCCGCCGAGTCGTCGCGACGCAGTGGAAGGTCGAGGATGCGTCGGCGGCGGCGCTCGTCGGCGCGTTCTTCGGAAACCTGGCCCGCGAGAAGTCGCCCGACTTCACCTCCGCGCTCGCGGAGGCGAAGCGCAAGGTGAGGGCGAACCCCGCGACGGCCGCGCCGTTCTACTGGGCCGCGTTCGTGCTGACCGGCAGCCGCTAGGGGCAGGCCCTTCCGGTCACCGTCGCCCCCGTGCTGTCGCGATGCAGAACCCCCTGCCCCGACGGGCAGGCGTTCTCGGCCCGCACGAGGTAGAAGAACCTCCCTCCCGGGCCGGGCGCGGTCGCGTCGGCGGCGGCGGTGTTCGAAGCGTCGTTCGATTCAACGCAGGTCGCGCTCGAGGTGAAGTTGTTCGGAACCGTCGAGCGCAACGTGTCGTACGCCGGTGCCGTCCCTCCGGGCGAGGAGGGCGCCGTCCACTCGAGCGTCGTCGCGCCGCTGAGCTTGCTGTGGTAAAGGACGAGAGACCGCGCTTCCCCCGGCGTCCCCCAGATCGCGGCGTTGGCGTCGTTGCAGTCGCCCGAACACGCGGAGAAGGTGTCGCCGTCGCCGTCGGCTTCGTTCGTCCCGGTCGGGAGGGGCCACGCGGCGTCGTTGCAGTCGTTGTTGAAGCCGTCGCAGACCTGCGCGGCCCCGGGGTAAACCGCCGCCCGCGCGTCGTCGCACTCCACGCAGGTGGTCCGCCCGTC contains:
- a CDS encoding DUF2277 domain-containing protein, which codes for MCRNIRTLFNFEPPATDEEIRAASLQFVRKLSGFQQPSRANQAAFERAVAEVADSARVLLASLVTQAHPRDREVEAERARARSRERFGL
- a CDS encoding Rid family detoxifying hydrolase, which codes for MNRPHRSLWTALLLTLFVPAHAAERKPIEYLDSGKVFPAGLPFSEAVRVGNTLYLSGQIGLVPGSMKLVPGGIQAESKQTMDNIKSSLEAHGYTLGDVVKCTVMLADIAEWGTFNEVYKTYFEKRYPARSALGANGLALGARVEVECLAAKGK
- a CDS encoding tetratricopeptide repeat protein, producing MRSFLPLLAILAVAPAALAAPPGLAELPARLDALERSTDPAAAAASMDELGIEVAQTGAEGSIAAAEGCFRRALAVRTNAFGERHPETAKSWSTLSDFAYVLGNWEDAEAHERTALAIRRDTLPAGDPAIAASLDSLGIVLLRMGRLGEAEALLAEAEKIRVGDASGDPAKLAETRNSLAELYRQQDRLDESEAVFRRALAKLAGGPDPTGVAARLENNLAGLLKDRGRLAEAEDLVRRSLEKRERAEEPDDGAMSVGLLNLAEILRLQGNPDGAEPLYLRSLELARKALGPGNPDLSTHLGQLAVLYRDSGRRTRARELFDEAQRLLAGTVGEEHPLTAQILDDRGRLEEMAERKDEAAALYRRALAIREAIFGADHFDTASTRASLARVLGSIEEAGKAIDALERLAAYPDVVARTRRLRATLLRSRGDLAEAERDLTAAAGAIETLRRDAGGGETARSAALARHRETFVELIDLLASQGRFSEAFAWSERARARALLDQLEAANVDVRSGIAGDRRKELEAKERAARTRLAEAQARLGSVPFRTDLPEERRRALAEAARAEAADAAAALRQVREETLNASALWREATGGPAANPDAVLRPDEVMLAYVVGEASSWAFVVKPGAPPTAVSLGREGRRSALDDALEGPAGVLDRISRPPRAGFDEDPSPELAALFERLVPEPVRSALESAKVAVIVADGPLARLPFEALVVAPGRYWLDAGPAVRYAPSATTLATLASRPPVPAERGVLTVSDPSYARAGASRWKPLPGTREESRAVSAAFRRTESLSGDRADEPGVRRALPNRWYVHLAVHGAVDYGRGDLVAGLALTPPAALARSGENDGMLQLYELYEMDLRSELAVLSACASGAGAAVEGESVFALARGFLARGARRVVATQWKVEDASAAALVGAFFGNLAREKSPDFTSALAEAKRKVRANPATAAPFYWAAFVLTGSR